In Bythopirellula goksoeyrii, a single window of DNA contains:
- a CDS encoding gamma-glutamylcyclotransferase family protein yields MKYFAYGSNCNHAIMEKKGVRFSSCQRALLPGYRLLFNKKALRERLPPDIGFANINEDPNGTVEGILYDIVDEDLTLLDESERYPDHYTRISITVQTNEKEVHCTTYQARPDKIASGLKPSRNYLNHILAAKDFLSRQYFEALDKSQTYHGECACCLNINEVEFIKEGDRLHMLCQSCREARLVWGDTRGRKLTVAETEAVMQQLVKGSSGFPSIQKLVEEAIALKIIDP; encoded by the coding sequence ATGAAGTACTTCGCATACGGCTCAAACTGCAACCACGCAATCATGGAGAAGAAGGGGGTGCGCTTCAGTTCATGTCAACGCGCTCTGTTGCCAGGGTACCGACTGCTCTTCAACAAGAAAGCCCTGCGGGAAAGGCTGCCGCCCGACATCGGTTTCGCCAACATCAACGAGGACCCAAACGGTACGGTCGAAGGAATCCTCTACGATATCGTTGACGAGGATCTTACTCTTTTGGACGAATCGGAACGATATCCGGATCACTACACGCGAATCTCGATCACGGTCCAAACGAATGAGAAAGAAGTACATTGCACCACTTACCAAGCCCGACCAGACAAGATTGCCAGCGGCTTAAAACCATCTCGCAACTATCTGAATCACATCCTGGCGGCAAAAGACTTTCTCTCGCGGCAATACTTCGAGGCATTAGACAAGTCTCAAACCTATCATGGTGAATGTGCCTGCTGCCTGAATATAAATGAGGTCGAATTCATAAAGGAGGGAGATCGGCTGCATATGCTGTGTCAGTCTTGTCGCGAGGCGCGTTTGGTGTGGGGAGATACCCGAGGACGCAAATTGACGGTAGCTGAGACTGAAGCCGTCATGCAACAACTTGTAAAGGGCAGTTCTGGATTTCCCTCGATTCAAAAACTGGTCGAAGAAGCCATCGCGTTGAAAATCATCGATCCGTAA
- a CDS encoding alpha-amylase family glycosyl hydrolase encodes MLRYSRSWLLGLVLSLCASIAQAVPAPEDVVMYEVNLRAFSQAGDLAGVTARLDNIQSLGANTLWLMPIHPVGQVNSVGGLGSPYSIMDYGVVSSEYGSLSDLTTLVTEAHSRGMFVLMDWVGNHTAWDHPWITTHPDWYSQNGQGEIIHPPGTNWQDVADLNYDSAAMRSAMISEMQYWVADVGIDGFRVDAADFVPYDFWEQAIPAVRGATERPLLMLAEGARDDHYAAGFDLTWGFSFFTAVERVFNSSRPATDLVFRHNQEFSSIPAGKSILRYTTNHDESAWNATPPDLFGGLDASLAAYAAVVAYGATPLVYNGQEIGWSENVPIFSKSPLDWNTGQVTEAWYSQLLAVHNNHPALRAGSIDDRSNNNIAMLMRKTAEDQVLVLVNTRDFTSSIQIPTEWQGEWFDLLTDNAEQLTALFSLDPYEVLYLSPTPSGQPGDFDLDGDVDGADFLAWQRGVSTNPPSASDLVDWQDFYSSSTPLSARSSAIPEPSALLLGVLAILTGLAARRRL; translated from the coding sequence ATGCTGCGCTACTCACGATCTTGGCTCCTCGGGCTCGTGCTGTCGCTGTGCGCTTCCATTGCTCAGGCAGTACCCGCTCCTGAAGATGTGGTGATGTACGAGGTGAATCTGCGGGCATTCAGTCAGGCTGGAGATTTGGCAGGCGTCACGGCGAGACTTGACAACATCCAATCGCTCGGCGCGAACACACTTTGGCTCATGCCGATTCATCCGGTTGGCCAAGTGAATAGTGTGGGTGGGCTTGGCTCCCCCTATTCGATCATGGACTATGGCGTGGTGAGTAGTGAGTATGGCTCCTTGTCCGACCTGACCACACTTGTAACCGAGGCCCACAGTCGGGGGATGTTCGTCCTCATGGATTGGGTCGGAAACCATACTGCCTGGGATCACCCGTGGATTACTACTCATCCAGACTGGTATTCGCAGAACGGCCAGGGTGAAATTATTCATCCGCCCGGTACAAACTGGCAGGATGTGGCTGACCTCAATTACGATAGTGCCGCCATGCGTTCTGCCATGATCAGCGAAATGCAATACTGGGTCGCTGACGTTGGTATCGATGGATTTCGTGTCGATGCGGCCGACTTCGTTCCTTATGACTTCTGGGAACAAGCGATACCCGCCGTGCGTGGTGCCACTGAGCGTCCTCTCTTGATGCTCGCCGAGGGGGCTCGGGACGATCATTATGCTGCAGGCTTCGATCTTACATGGGGGTTTAGCTTCTTCACTGCAGTTGAACGTGTGTTTAATTCGTCTCGTCCCGCTACAGACTTGGTGTTCAGGCACAACCAAGAGTTTTCATCAATCCCTGCCGGAAAGAGCATTCTCCGGTACACTACCAATCATGACGAGAGCGCATGGAACGCTACGCCACCAGACCTCTTCGGTGGTCTGGATGCCTCGCTGGCCGCTTATGCAGCAGTCGTTGCTTACGGGGCGACTCCCTTGGTTTACAACGGACAGGAAATCGGCTGGTCAGAGAATGTACCTATCTTTTCTAAGTCGCCACTCGACTGGAATACGGGACAAGTTACCGAAGCATGGTATTCACAGTTGTTGGCCGTCCACAACAATCACCCTGCCCTTCGCGCCGGCTCAATCGACGACCGCAGCAACAACAATATCGCCATGTTGATGCGAAAAACCGCTGAGGACCAGGTTTTGGTTCTTGTAAATACAAGAGACTTTACAAGTTCGATTCAGATTCCCACCGAATGGCAGGGGGAGTGGTTCGATCTGCTCACTGACAATGCAGAGCAGCTGACGGCTTTGTTTTCCCTTGATCCTTACGAGGTTTTATATCTATCTCCAACGCCTTCGGGTCAACCGGGAGACTTTGATCTCGATGGAGACGTTGACGGAGCCGACTTTTTGGCGTGGCAAAGGGGAGTGTCCACTAACCCTCCCAGCGCATCGGATTTGGTGGATTGGCAAGACTTCTACAGCAGTTCAACGCCGCTCTCAGCGAGATCATCAGCCATTCCTGAACCCAGCGCCCTCCTTTTGGGAGTGTTAGCAATTCTTACTGGGCTCGCAGCTAGACGCCGGTTGTGA
- a CDS encoding FHA domain-containing protein has translation MELTLRIENDTRPRIEYYPVNSPTLRTVVIEEYPFIIGRGETAQLQIKSESISREHAELTKTADGYRIRDLNSTNGTSINGQPISDSPLEDGDCVSVAETVITFLCAESGQMERMATQPLASKRKDEPQLALMKGIRATRDLEEALLWQAIPLCRTNIVDAETDSTESIFVSVDEPLASLLQSTDAHDCCSTASRVQQLAWQLTAEHAEEISSTDSILMRVELHSGLDSRLCDALDQAFERLTLDRSLGIVLPWEWAVQSPATLALCAELRSLGAELTFDNFSGGAACIGDMEVATPELLVLAPSLVRGISANPRQLNQLQNVTSICEEANIKVILPAGLPQEDCQASHDIGLNLIVSNSASPIELQSKNDIPVSV, from the coding sequence GTGGAACTAACTTTGCGCATAGAGAACGACACTCGCCCTCGGATTGAGTATTACCCCGTGAACAGCCCCACTCTGCGGACGGTTGTTATCGAAGAATACCCATTTATCATTGGGCGCGGTGAAACCGCACAGCTGCAAATTAAATCGGAAAGCATCTCGCGCGAGCACGCAGAATTAACCAAAACTGCGGATGGCTATCGGATCCGTGACTTAAATAGCACCAACGGGACTTCGATCAATGGGCAGCCGATAAGCGATTCTCCTCTGGAGGATGGAGACTGCGTAAGTGTTGCAGAAACGGTCATAACGTTTCTCTGCGCAGAAAGTGGGCAAATGGAGAGGATGGCAACGCAGCCGCTGGCGTCGAAACGAAAAGACGAGCCTCAGCTTGCATTGATGAAAGGGATCAGGGCAACTCGCGACTTAGAGGAAGCGTTGCTATGGCAAGCCATTCCCCTCTGCCGAACCAACATTGTTGATGCTGAGACAGATTCAACTGAAAGTATTTTCGTATCCGTCGATGAACCCCTTGCATCACTCTTGCAATCTACTGACGCACATGATTGCTGTTCCACTGCCTCTCGAGTTCAACAACTTGCCTGGCAGCTGACTGCAGAGCATGCTGAGGAGATATCTTCTACGGACTCGATTCTGATGCGAGTGGAATTGCATTCGGGTCTTGATAGTCGTCTGTGTGACGCCCTCGATCAAGCATTTGAACGTTTGACGCTTGATCGGTCACTTGGAATCGTGCTTCCTTGGGAATGGGCCGTTCAGTCACCAGCTACATTAGCCCTTTGCGCAGAGTTGAGATCGCTTGGAGCAGAATTGACATTCGACAACTTTTCGGGTGGAGCCGCCTGCATTGGCGATATGGAGGTTGCCACCCCTGAATTGCTAGTGCTCGCACCTTCATTAGTGCGGGGAATTTCAGCAAATCCACGACAACTGAATCAACTCCAGAATGTGACTTCCATCTGTGAAGAAGCGAATATCAAGGTAATTCTTCCCGCTGGACTTCCTCAAGAAGATTGTCAGGCAAGCCACGATATCGGTTTGAATTTGATCGTCAGCAACTCGGCCTCGCCGATCGAACTCCAAAGTAAAAATGACATTCCGGTTTCAGTTTGA
- a CDS encoding diguanylate cyclase domain-containing protein — MTSSATRFPVTILSTDTTALREISWTLSSFGYEVVASSDWSDLAAWRRNATASLLLIDARDGKECREVLCSPRTTHFIYRIAFYGTESSTNPDQLLDLGADDLVRFPVNIGELLSRLKSGARRLEFEERFNRASSLDPQTGIATRSGFVRQLERQLRTKNDAQDGALVVMGIDALSRLHMQKGYFAVREATTMLAQCLNEKLSDEDLCGIVQEGEFAVLLQGCTVSEGIELAQDISKQVNHKYSASHGENSSLSISGVVLNWPAGDTAEDAVTRGTTALSQVRGYGGNLILDANDVEQEFSTWKQKFPPYHEVYAQHVMEALPLVLPKDGLGSGENQSLGIYSFASNQTLPPCVPVVDEKGQLLGALESDSFRQSGSDVFHTIDEHLVPVSDTVKVDMRLDEIISSMAMAQKDYLVVVENEKPVGYITYDNLAALTVDPIDEQSGLDPAEAGLNSLVVALS, encoded by the coding sequence GTGACTTCCAGTGCAACCCGATTTCCTGTTACGATTCTTTCGACTGATACAACTGCTCTGCGAGAAATCTCTTGGACCCTATCCTCGTTTGGCTACGAAGTCGTGGCATCCTCCGACTGGAGTGACCTGGCCGCATGGAGGAGGAACGCTACTGCATCCCTGCTGCTAATCGACGCTCGCGACGGAAAAGAATGTCGAGAAGTTCTGTGTTCGCCTCGCACAACCCATTTCATCTATCGGATCGCGTTTTACGGCACAGAGTCTTCGACCAATCCAGATCAATTGCTCGATTTGGGGGCAGACGATTTAGTCCGATTTCCTGTAAACATTGGCGAACTTCTATCTCGCCTGAAGAGTGGCGCTCGTCGACTGGAGTTCGAAGAGCGATTCAATCGGGCAAGTTCGCTGGACCCGCAAACCGGGATTGCCACCCGAAGTGGATTCGTTCGACAGCTTGAAAGACAATTGCGAACTAAGAATGACGCTCAAGATGGTGCCCTCGTCGTCATGGGGATCGATGCGCTCTCACGTCTCCATATGCAGAAGGGTTATTTCGCGGTAAGAGAAGCGACGACGATGTTGGCGCAGTGTCTGAATGAAAAGCTCTCTGACGAAGACCTGTGTGGGATCGTTCAAGAAGGAGAATTTGCTGTTCTGCTCCAAGGGTGTACTGTCAGCGAAGGCATCGAGCTAGCACAAGACATCTCCAAGCAAGTCAATCACAAGTATTCTGCATCACATGGAGAAAACTCCAGTCTCTCGATTTCCGGAGTTGTTCTCAATTGGCCTGCCGGTGACACCGCAGAAGATGCAGTAACCCGCGGTACAACCGCTTTGAGTCAGGTACGTGGGTACGGCGGAAATCTGATTCTCGACGCAAACGATGTGGAGCAAGAGTTTTCCACCTGGAAACAGAAGTTTCCCCCCTATCATGAAGTCTACGCTCAGCACGTAATGGAGGCTTTGCCGCTGGTACTGCCAAAGGATGGTCTAGGCTCGGGTGAGAATCAGAGTCTGGGAATCTACTCCTTCGCCTCAAACCAAACCTTGCCACCATGTGTCCCCGTCGTGGATGAGAAAGGACAACTGTTGGGCGCTTTGGAATCTGACTCGTTCCGCCAAAGTGGGAGTGACGTATTCCACACCATCGACGAGCATCTTGTGCCGGTGAGTGACACGGTGAAAGTAGACATGCGACTGGATGAAATCATCAGTTCGATGGCAATGGCCCAGAAAGACTATTTGGTCGTCGTCGAGAATGAGAAACCCGTCGGCTACATAACCTATGACAATCTAGCCGCCCTAACCGTCGATCCGATCGACGAACAATCTGGATTAGACCCAGCAGAGGCGGGATTGAATTCACTGGTGGTAGCGCTGAGTTAA
- a CDS encoding uracil-DNA glycosylase: MAEFSTSELVRMAQQMLESLDSAGVQQLPRPTASRESIFSLSRNKPEEVSHTGEEISSSQVLAKRENQQGIESQEETMPSVVSNAATLEVLREEVAGCTLCQELAETRTQTVFGVGNPQARLCLLGEAPGAEEDRQGEPFVGRSGQLLTKILEACHLSREDVYILNILKCRPPGNRNPTPAESQNCRRYLDRQLELINPEFICCLGAVAAQNLLETTEAIGRMRGRIHDYQGIKVVCTYHPAYLLRNPPAKKDAWEDMKFLMREMGTPVG, from the coding sequence ATGGCCGAATTTTCTACTTCAGAACTCGTTCGAATGGCGCAGCAGATGCTGGAGAGCCTGGATTCAGCAGGTGTGCAGCAGCTTCCCCGTCCGACTGCTTCAAGGGAATCGATTTTTAGTCTCTCTAGGAACAAACCCGAGGAAGTTTCTCATACCGGCGAGGAAATCAGTAGCAGCCAGGTATTGGCAAAGAGAGAAAATCAGCAAGGAATAGAGAGCCAGGAAGAAACAATGCCAAGCGTCGTATCAAATGCAGCCACATTGGAAGTTCTTCGCGAGGAGGTCGCAGGCTGTACGCTCTGCCAGGAATTAGCCGAGACACGGACACAAACCGTGTTTGGAGTCGGCAATCCGCAAGCTCGCTTGTGCCTTCTAGGAGAGGCCCCTGGGGCCGAAGAAGATCGGCAGGGTGAACCCTTCGTTGGCCGGTCGGGTCAGCTCCTGACGAAAATTCTCGAGGCGTGCCATCTCAGCCGTGAGGATGTGTACATCTTGAATATCCTCAAGTGCCGTCCCCCGGGAAACCGCAACCCGACCCCCGCCGAATCGCAGAACTGCCGCCGATATCTTGATCGACAGCTGGAGCTAATCAACCCTGAATTCATTTGTTGCCTGGGAGCAGTGGCTGCCCAGAATCTACTCGAAACGACAGAAGCCATTGGTCGGATGCGAGGCCGTATTCATGACTATCAAGGAATTAAGGTCGTTTGCACCTATCACCCGGCTTACCTGCTCCGCAACCCACCGGCGAAGAAGGATGCCTGGGAAGACATGAAGTTCTTGATGCGGGAAATGGGCACCCCGGTGGGGTGA
- a CDS encoding protein kinase domain-containing protein, protein MSTSVATSIELPVGYTVVDRLGAGGYGEVWKATAPGGVEKAIKIVFGHCDEGMAERELKSLERIRSVRHPFVLSIERYEIVNNRLVIVTELADMSLSDCFQNYLNDGHSGIPRDQLIAYMWDAAEALDCLVEQHSLQHLDIKPENLLVVGDHIKVADFGLVKELASKTLNSMMGGMTPLYSAPEIYDNNPTKFSDQYSLAIVYQQMLTGSLPFPGRTPAQLAKQHTLSEPNLNQLSEADQRIVGRALAKTPTDRFSNCREFIDALRTAGQPNPSKANATSSTKGKLPPNDLDSDDTKSASMLDTKQMEDPVCAAATQVLSEINGLVDTSTISLDSQPAKVAPRRFPRFDSTIEEIETPALGPLTATQPIPTLFIGVGGMGIKMLRTTRNQASANCEEAMGRMAWLAIDTERDSLKSPTDGETRNPLSSEEKLHIPLRRPNEYRDDSQALLQWVSRRWLYNIPRSLQTRGFRPLGRIAIVDHAEEVFSALHNRLQWLATNDPGLAENSRPIHVVLLAGMCGGTGGGTVIDLAQAVRSICQEFSQEVVIHGVLASTYHMESTDSLAAANMYSLLAELSHTQQTGNCGESPPPGTAARYELPQRPFDEVYAVAIPTRSDRASCELSLQSIANYLLLEASGSVESAVDAIRLKIENPPEHAFLRTFTCINLDELANSFRTIHQQLLSKAILEHWLAPCQDNSDADLKYFQEYASSHFASTVLSQLPKPAPKPLPKTIKEAEDPGPSAEEALRTKKIKCIAAAFSQFIDSFEFQGPNDQGTVENAEVLSASNRILTTLGMVLKSQELQEAEMVQVLSELLGEAASHTAADSSEAKPSELAASALSMLEKSPLNCGHRRRTVLIAPCDNQDPGLIESLRQACPTLADFKTSVPQPYLLQEGSELSPLNLGARLAEMYPDIDEAGGRLHTRSDIQWRDLRDNL, encoded by the coding sequence ATGTCCACTTCCGTTGCCACCAGTATTGAACTTCCTGTAGGCTACACCGTTGTAGACCGTCTCGGAGCAGGCGGCTATGGCGAGGTGTGGAAGGCTACCGCTCCAGGTGGTGTTGAGAAGGCAATCAAAATTGTCTTTGGCCACTGCGACGAAGGCATGGCAGAACGAGAGCTCAAGTCGCTCGAACGGATCCGGAGTGTTCGCCATCCATTCGTGCTCTCGATAGAACGTTATGAGATCGTCAACAATCGTCTAGTGATCGTCACTGAGCTGGCTGACATGAGCCTCAGTGACTGCTTTCAGAATTACCTGAACGATGGCCATTCTGGGATTCCACGCGATCAGTTGATCGCCTATATGTGGGACGCTGCCGAGGCGCTCGATTGCCTTGTCGAGCAACATTCCCTCCAGCACCTGGATATCAAACCAGAGAACCTGCTGGTGGTAGGGGATCATATCAAGGTGGCTGACTTTGGTCTGGTGAAAGAGTTGGCCTCGAAGACGCTTAATTCCATGATGGGAGGAATGACGCCTCTCTATTCCGCTCCTGAGATCTACGACAACAACCCCACCAAATTTAGCGATCAATACAGCCTGGCAATTGTCTACCAACAAATGCTCACCGGTTCGCTCCCCTTTCCCGGTCGAACACCTGCTCAATTGGCGAAACAGCATACACTCTCGGAGCCCAATCTGAACCAGCTCAGTGAGGCAGACCAGAGAATTGTGGGAAGAGCGCTCGCCAAAACACCCACAGATCGATTTTCTAATTGCCGTGAGTTTATTGATGCACTGAGAACGGCTGGTCAGCCCAACCCCTCAAAAGCTAATGCAACTAGCAGTACGAAGGGGAAGCTACCACCCAATGATTTAGACAGCGACGACACAAAATCGGCCTCGATGCTCGACACCAAGCAAATGGAGGATCCTGTATGCGCTGCTGCGACTCAGGTGTTGTCGGAAATCAATGGTTTGGTCGATACCTCGACAATCTCACTTGATAGTCAGCCGGCAAAAGTTGCTCCGCGACGATTCCCTCGTTTTGATTCTACGATCGAGGAGATTGAAACCCCCGCGCTTGGCCCTTTGACGGCAACACAACCGATTCCGACTCTATTCATTGGCGTGGGAGGCATGGGCATTAAGATGCTCAGAACAACCCGCAATCAGGCAAGTGCCAATTGCGAGGAAGCCATGGGGAGGATGGCATGGCTGGCAATCGACACAGAGAGAGATTCCTTAAAGTCGCCCACTGATGGGGAGACTCGCAATCCCTTATCGAGTGAGGAAAAACTGCATATACCTCTGCGACGTCCCAACGAATACCGGGACGACTCTCAAGCTTTGTTGCAATGGGTGAGTCGCCGATGGCTTTACAATATCCCCCGATCGCTGCAAACACGTGGTTTTCGACCTCTTGGACGTATTGCGATTGTCGACCACGCTGAAGAAGTGTTTTCTGCACTGCACAATCGACTCCAATGGCTCGCAACCAATGATCCAGGTCTTGCAGAAAACTCTCGCCCAATTCACGTGGTTCTCCTCGCAGGGATGTGCGGAGGCACAGGGGGTGGTACTGTCATCGATCTCGCCCAGGCGGTTCGCTCGATTTGTCAAGAGTTTTCGCAGGAGGTAGTGATCCATGGCGTGTTAGCAAGTACTTACCACATGGAAAGTACCGATTCACTAGCCGCCGCCAATATGTATTCGCTGCTCGCAGAGCTCAGCCATACTCAGCAAACTGGAAATTGCGGAGAAAGCCCACCGCCGGGGACTGCCGCTCGATACGAATTGCCGCAGCGACCTTTCGATGAAGTCTACGCTGTTGCGATTCCAACTCGCAGTGATCGGGCTTCTTGCGAACTATCGCTACAGTCAATCGCCAATTATTTGTTGTTAGAGGCGAGCGGCAGTGTCGAATCAGCCGTGGATGCAATACGCCTGAAAATTGAGAACCCACCAGAGCATGCATTTTTGCGTACTTTCACCTGTATCAACCTTGATGAACTGGCAAACTCATTTCGAACTATTCATCAGCAACTACTGTCAAAGGCTATCCTTGAACATTGGCTCGCCCCGTGTCAGGATAACTCCGATGCTGATTTGAAGTACTTCCAGGAGTATGCAAGTTCTCATTTTGCAAGTACGGTACTCTCTCAGCTTCCCAAGCCGGCCCCAAAGCCTTTGCCAAAAACGATCAAAGAAGCAGAAGACCCCGGCCCTTCGGCAGAGGAAGCACTCCGTACGAAAAAGATAAAATGCATCGCAGCAGCATTCTCGCAATTTATTGATTCCTTTGAGTTCCAGGGGCCGAATGATCAAGGAACGGTAGAAAATGCGGAAGTGCTCTCGGCCAGCAACCGAATCCTAACCACTCTCGGCATGGTTCTCAAAAGTCAGGAACTTCAAGAAGCTGAAATGGTACAAGTGCTATCGGAATTGCTAGGTGAAGCAGCAAGCCATACGGCCGCAGATTCTTCCGAAGCGAAACCAAGCGAATTGGCTGCAAGTGCATTGTCAATGCTTGAGAAGAGTCCGCTCAATTGCGGCCATCGCCGTCGAACGGTGTTGATTGCTCCTTGCGACAATCAAGATCCGGGACTGATCGAATCGCTTCGCCAGGCATGCCCCACGTTGGCCGATTTCAAGACATCAGTCCCTCAACCGTATTTGCTTCAAGAAGGAAGCGAACTAAGTCCGCTCAATCTAGGCGCTCGATTGGCGGAGATGTATCCGGACATCGACGAAGCGGGTGGGCGGCTGCACACTAGAAGCGACATCCAATGGCGTGATCTTCGCGATAACTTGTGA
- the hemW gene encoding radical SAM family heme chaperone HemW: protein MSFPPPRAAYVHIPFCVHRCGYCNFTVITDRDDLVEPLLTAIETELSWLETPQSVDTLYFGGGTPTYLSPLQLRKLCEVLLQWHPLSQGYEWTVEANPGDLDSERIQVLSEQGVNRLSLGSQSFRREKLTMLERDHSAAEIRSAVELCRQVGIGVSLDLIFGTPGETLSEWLTDLEQAIQLEPDHISTYGLTFERGTQFWNRLQHRELIPVAEELEREMYLAAIDLLAEAGFDHYEISNFARPGYRSRHNETYWSGRGYFAVGPGAARYVDGVRQTNHRSTTTYLRRVQQGLSPVAEEERLDAISRAREALVFGLRRISGIERTSFEALTGFTLAELAGDTIHRFVDLGMLADDGECVKLTREGLLISDSLWPEFL, encoded by the coding sequence ATGAGTTTCCCTCCTCCCCGAGCTGCATATGTCCACATCCCCTTCTGCGTGCATCGCTGTGGCTATTGCAATTTCACGGTGATCACGGATCGGGATGATCTCGTGGAACCTCTACTCACCGCGATCGAAACCGAGCTGAGTTGGCTGGAGACGCCACAGTCCGTCGACACCTTGTACTTTGGCGGCGGGACACCCACGTATCTTTCGCCCTTGCAATTGCGCAAGCTCTGTGAGGTGCTACTCCAGTGGCACCCTCTATCCCAGGGCTACGAGTGGACTGTCGAAGCAAATCCGGGGGATCTAGATTCCGAAAGAATCCAAGTACTTTCAGAGCAGGGTGTGAATCGCTTGAGCTTGGGTAGCCAATCTTTTCGTCGCGAGAAGCTCACTATGCTTGAACGCGATCATTCAGCCGCTGAGATTCGCTCTGCAGTCGAGTTGTGCCGGCAGGTTGGGATAGGAGTCTCTCTCGACTTAATTTTCGGCACGCCTGGTGAAACACTCTCGGAATGGTTGACTGACCTGGAGCAAGCCATCCAACTCGAACCCGATCACATCTCCACCTATGGATTGACGTTTGAGCGGGGAACCCAGTTTTGGAATCGCTTGCAACACCGGGAATTGATTCCCGTCGCTGAAGAACTCGAACGCGAAATGTACCTTGCGGCTATCGACCTCTTAGCCGAGGCAGGATTCGATCACTATGAAATCTCAAATTTTGCCCGACCGGGGTATCGGAGTCGACACAACGAAACCTACTGGTCCGGCCGAGGCTACTTCGCCGTCGGCCCCGGGGCAGCCCGCTATGTTGACGGGGTGCGCCAGACCAACCATCGCAGCACGACCACCTATCTGCGTCGGGTTCAGCAAGGCCTTTCGCCAGTAGCCGAAGAAGAAAGACTAGACGCCATCTCCCGTGCTCGTGAGGCACTCGTTTTCGGACTGCGAAGAATCTCAGGAATCGAGCGCACCTCCTTCGAAGCTCTAACGGGTTTCACACTTGCGGAATTGGCAGGCGATACCATTCACCGCTTCGTGGACTTAGGGATGCTCGCCGACGATGGGGAATGCGTGAAATTGACTCGGGAAGGATTGCTGATAAGCGACAGTTTATGGCCCGAATTCCTGTGA